In a single window of the Arachis hypogaea cultivar Tifrunner chromosome 6, arahy.Tifrunner.gnm2.J5K5, whole genome shotgun sequence genome:
- the LOC112696003 gene encoding mitochondrial acidic protein MAM33, giving the protein MAKWVRNLTKGLKAIEDLELLKLLRSEISFELSSNPFQGAETGSLGEFVVDYDSPRSKDVVFRRKLDSGEEVAVSAQLGPPNYDNDLVFQRNAFAKVCVKKPSFSSILQFDCQVYQVDDKSSEFSIDGAYYLRSSMSLIPSVYKGPFFSELDSKLQDALKEYLISKGIGTSLTNFILHYLHKKEQQQYVNWLKKSEDFLTKN; this is encoded by the exons ATGGCGAAATGGGTGAGGAATCTCACCAAGGGACTCAAAGCTATTGAAGACTTGGAACTTCTCAAGCTCTTGAGATCCGAGATCAGTTTCGAACTTTCTTCTAATCCATTTCAG GGTGCCGAAACTGGTTCGTTAGGGGAATTCGTGGTGGACTATGATTCGCCACGGTCAAAAGACGTGGTTTTCCGGAGGAAACTCGATTCGGGTGAGGAAGTTGCAGTTTCTGCTCAATTGGGTCCTCCTAACTATGATAATGACCTCGTTTTTCAAAGGAATGCTTTTGCCAAAGTGTGTGTGAAGAAGCCTTCATTCAGCTCCATTTTGCAGTTTGATTGTCAGGTTTATCAAGTCGATGATAAGAGCTCTGAATTCAGCATTGATGGTGCTTATTATCTCAGATCATCCATGTCTTTGATTCCTTCCGTTTACAAAGGCCCCTTCTTcag CGAATTGGATAGCAAGTTGCAGGACGCACTCAAGGAATACCTCATATCTAAAGGTATTGGAACAAGCCTCACCAATTTCATCCTCCACTATCTACACAAGAAAGAGCAGCAGCAATATGTGAATTGGCTGAAAAAAAGTGAAGATTTTCTGACCAAAAACTGA